A single genomic interval of Gemmatimonas aurantiaca harbors:
- a CDS encoding serine/threonine-protein kinase — translation MTLPTPPNEPIAIGKYQILDLAGEGAMGSVYRARDTVLNRVVAIKVMNATIARDQSLRDRFLREAQSAGSLQHPNVVTIYDFGELDGHLFIAMEYVEGSDLETLLAKQQTLTLQTKLEIMIDVLAGLAYAHQHGIVHRDLKPANIRVTPEPRGKLMDFGVAHLESQKMTQTGVMIGTPNYMAPEYISGKPVTGASDIFSMGAVLYEVLTGRKPFLGDTLHALLFAVVQEEPVPPSQLVPGLPVALDAVVQRAMAKEPADRYESAIDMAQALTAVRASLSGAAYNESMALSQTLAHKVAAKGADVAREAAAREAAAVAGGRANRTVPPGASTSASSISSSSTPAASAPRNTRTLLFAGIAAVAALSAGGVALMKRSVVEASAEPATSAAQTAAGNAADAGAAGAAGNAPAGGGNDGRTNDSPTSAPASASGSATTPAPPARVASGAAAPTRSSNVPATPATGTAQPLPVGVASSGGNGGANGGGNASAHTAAGSPAVSAPVSPAPVSTPPVTEPTVTAPVTSAPASVSPSASASAPTGASAGEARSAQADLREIIARYARAISSRDIGAVRSAYPGITRDQQQGFERFFSSTKSLTASLLIGGLDVRDRAAEGRVTGTYEFIGGSGRKEVQMVSFRAQFERDGETWRLTSVR, via the coding sequence ATGACCCTGCCCACACCGCCGAACGAACCGATCGCGATCGGGAAATACCAGATCCTGGACCTCGCAGGCGAAGGGGCCATGGGATCGGTGTATCGCGCGCGCGATACCGTGCTGAATCGTGTGGTGGCGATCAAGGTCATGAACGCCACCATCGCGCGCGATCAGAGTCTGCGCGACCGGTTCCTGCGTGAGGCGCAGTCGGCGGGGTCGTTGCAGCATCCGAACGTCGTCACGATCTACGACTTCGGCGAACTCGATGGCCATCTGTTCATCGCCATGGAGTACGTGGAAGGCAGCGATCTGGAGACGCTGCTGGCAAAACAGCAGACGCTCACGCTGCAGACCAAACTCGAGATCATGATCGATGTGCTGGCCGGGCTGGCCTACGCCCACCAGCATGGCATCGTGCATCGCGACCTCAAGCCGGCGAACATCCGGGTGACCCCCGAGCCGCGCGGCAAACTGATGGACTTCGGCGTCGCGCATCTCGAATCGCAGAAGATGACGCAGACCGGTGTCATGATCGGCACGCCGAACTACATGGCGCCGGAGTACATCTCCGGGAAGCCGGTGACGGGGGCCAGCGACATCTTCTCGATGGGTGCGGTGCTGTACGAGGTGCTCACCGGACGGAAGCCATTTCTCGGGGATACGCTGCACGCGCTGCTGTTTGCCGTGGTGCAGGAGGAACCGGTGCCTCCCAGTCAGCTCGTGCCCGGATTGCCGGTGGCGCTCGATGCCGTGGTGCAGCGGGCGATGGCCAAGGAGCCGGCGGACCGTTACGAGTCGGCCATCGACATGGCGCAGGCGCTCACCGCCGTGCGGGCCTCGCTGAGCGGAGCGGCGTACAACGAGTCGATGGCGCTGAGTCAGACGCTGGCGCACAAGGTGGCTGCCAAGGGCGCGGACGTGGCGCGTGAAGCGGCTGCCCGCGAGGCGGCCGCGGTTGCTGGCGGACGGGCCAATCGCACCGTGCCGCCGGGCGCATCGACGTCCGCGTCTTCTATTTCGTCTTCCTCGACACCCGCCGCGTCGGCCCCGCGAAATACCCGCACGTTGCTGTTTGCCGGCATAGCCGCGGTCGCGGCGTTGTCGGCCGGTGGTGTGGCGCTCATGAAGCGCTCGGTGGTCGAAGCGTCGGCTGAACCGGCGACATCGGCCGCCCAAACGGCCGCCGGCAATGCAGCGGACGCGGGTGCAGCGGGTGCCGCCGGGAACGCACCGGCCGGTGGTGGGAACGACGGAAGAACGAACGACAGTCCGACCTCGGCGCCAGCCTCTGCATCGGGATCCGCCACCACACCCGCGCCTCCCGCACGCGTGGCGTCAGGCGCCGCGGCACCGACCCGTTCGTCGAACGTGCCCGCAACACCTGCTACGGGAACTGCCCAGCCATTACCCGTCGGTGTCGCCAGCAGTGGCGGCAACGGTGGCGCCAATGGTGGCGGCAACGCATCGGCGCACACCGCGGCGGGATCTCCGGCTGTATCGGCACCAGTGTCTCCCGCGCCGGTGAGCACGCCTCCCGTCACTGAACCCACTGTGACGGCGCCGGTGACCAGTGCACCCGCGAGTGTTTCGCCGAGCGCTTCAGCGAGTGCTCCCACCGGTGCATCCGCTGGTGAGGCCCGGTCGGCGCAGGCCGATCTGCGCGAGATCATCGCGCGTTACGCCCGTGCCATCTCCTCACGCGACATCGGTGCGGTGCGTTCGGCCTACCCGGGCATCACGCGTGACCAGCAACAGGGCTTCGAACGGTTCTTCTCGTCCACCAAGTCGTTGACCGCATCGCTGCTGATCGGCGGTCTCGACGTGCGGGACCGGGCGGCGGAAGGACGGGTGACGGGCACCTACGAATTCATCGGTGGCAGCGGACGCAAAGAAGTGCAGATGGTGTCGTTCCGCGCGCAGTTCGAACGGGACGGGGAGACCTGGCGCCTCACCAGCGTTCGCTGA